The Anaerolineae bacterium genome has a segment encoding these proteins:
- a CDS encoding ABC transporter permease, translating to MAILALTAPLLAPYDPNAVRSAERLLPPSPAHLLGTDRYGRDMLSRLLFAARLDLWSASLAVLCCAGIGVPLGMAAGYAGRWIDQVLSRLMDIWLSVPGMLVAIVTVAVVGPSLTNAMLAVGIMTVPILFRTTRAGVLACLSQEYVESARAAGGSHWHILRRHILPNSLSTILVTTTLQYGVILLAGSGLSFLGFGAQPPQPEWGAMLAEGKSYLHTAWWLTLFPGLMLALAVLGINLLGDGLRDLSDPVIRRR from the coding sequence ATGGCAATACTCGCCTTGACCGCTCCCCTGCTCGCGCCATATGACCCGAACGCCGTCCGTTCAGCAGAGCGGCTTCTTCCCCCGTCGCCGGCGCACCTGCTCGGCACAGACCGCTACGGACGAGATATGCTCTCGCGCCTCCTGTTCGCGGCGCGCCTGGACCTGTGGAGCGCCAGCCTGGCAGTGTTATGCTGTGCCGGCATCGGCGTCCCGCTGGGCATGGCCGCCGGCTACGCCGGCCGCTGGATCGATCAGGTGTTATCCCGCCTGATGGACATCTGGCTGTCCGTACCGGGCATGCTGGTGGCCATCGTGACCGTCGCCGTCGTCGGCCCGTCGCTGACCAACGCCATGCTGGCAGTGGGAATTATGACTGTCCCGATCCTGTTCCGCACCACCCGCGCCGGCGTGCTGGCCTGTTTGTCGCAGGAATACGTCGAGTCCGCGCGGGCCGCCGGCGGTTCCCACTGGCACATCCTGCGCCGGCACATCCTCCCCAACAGCCTCTCGACCATCCTGGTGACCACCACCCTTCAGTATGGAGTGATCCTCCTGGCAGGAAGCGGGCTGAGCTTCCTCGGCTTTGGCGCGCAACCACCCCAACCCGAATGGGGTGCCATGCTGGCAGAAGGGAAGTCCTACTTACATACGGCCTGGTGGCTCACCCTTTTCCCGGGCCTCATGCTGGCGCTTGCGGTCCTCGGGATCAATCTGCTGGGCGATGGCCTGCGTGACCTCTCGGACCCCGTCATCCGACGGCGCTGA
- a CDS encoding helix-turn-helix domain-containing protein has translation MNTIHPEPPEPYQRWITPKEASRILGVHPTTLRLWTRQGKLPAYRTPGGHRRFDLRDIQRLLEEGQRQTQETVIHYAEEKALAVARSQITGQLISREHWYPHIQDDARSYHRELGRRMLGLLVQYVARENSHERIITEGRRVAADMAAHNMRMGLSLTDAVRAFMYFRDSLIDALVPALSSPGEMDGDDLVIYRKARAFLNDMLCTLLESFAQAGLQSSSRDAFPPSPTAQGQEE, from the coding sequence ATGAATACCATTCACCCGGAGCCACCAGAACCGTACCAGCGTTGGATCACACCTAAAGAGGCCAGCCGCATCCTCGGGGTCCATCCGACCACCCTGCGGCTGTGGACCCGGCAGGGCAAACTGCCGGCGTACCGCACACCCGGCGGCCACCGTCGGTTCGACCTGCGCGATATCCAGCGCCTGCTGGAAGAAGGCCAGCGCCAAACCCAGGAAACCGTCATCCACTATGCCGAGGAAAAGGCCCTGGCAGTGGCACGCAGCCAGATCACCGGCCAGCTCATCTCGCGCGAGCACTGGTATCCGCATATCCAGGACGATGCCCGCTCCTATCATCGCGAGTTAGGCCGGCGCATGCTCGGCCTGCTGGTCCAATATGTCGCCCGCGAGAATTCCCACGAGCGCATCATCACAGAGGGCCGGCGGGTCGCCGCAGACATGGCCGCCCATAACATGCGTATGGGTCTCTCGCTGACGGATGCGGTGCGCGCCTTTATGTACTTCCGCGACTCGCTCATTGATGCGCTGGTGCCGGCGCTCAGCTCCCCCGGCGAAATGGACGGGGATGACCTGGTCATCTACCGCAAAGCGCGCGCGTTCCTGAACGACATGCTCTGCACCCTGCTGGAATCCTTCGCCCAGGCCGGACTGCAGTCCAGCTCACGGGATGCCTTCCCCCCTTCACCTACGGCCCAGGGACAGGAAGAATGA
- a CDS encoding nitroreductase family protein, which produces MTTNPTLEILLNRKSVRAYEDRPIPEDVKQQIIHAAMRAPTAGNMMLYSIIEVTDPFIKEKLAESCDHQPFIARAPLVLLFLADWQRWYDYFELSGAEELCRRRGEPMHTPQEADLLLACCDALIAAQTAVIAAESLGIGSCYIGDIMERYEFHRDLFHLPRYVFPICLLCFGYPTQQQRERRPTERFAQEFIHFENQYKRLGPDEFAHMFAHMEKHMRRDPSLPAPYENVGQMMYLRKFAADFSIEMRRSVRAALSRWLEG; this is translated from the coding sequence ATGACGACCAACCCGACTCTCGAGATCCTTCTCAACCGCAAATCAGTACGCGCCTACGAAGACCGCCCTATCCCCGAGGATGTAAAACAGCAGATCATCCACGCCGCTATGCGGGCGCCCACCGCCGGCAACATGATGCTCTATTCCATCATCGAGGTGACAGACCCGTTCATCAAGGAGAAGCTGGCAGAGTCCTGCGACCATCAGCCTTTCATCGCCCGAGCGCCGCTGGTACTCCTCTTCCTGGCGGATTGGCAGAGGTGGTACGACTATTTCGAACTGTCAGGGGCAGAGGAGCTGTGTCGCCGGCGGGGCGAACCAATGCATACCCCGCAGGAAGCTGACCTCCTGCTGGCCTGCTGTGACGCGCTCATTGCGGCACAAACGGCAGTGATCGCCGCGGAATCGCTGGGCATCGGTTCTTGCTACATCGGAGACATTATGGAGCGGTACGAGTTTCACCGTGACCTGTTCCATCTCCCGCGTTATGTCTTCCCCATCTGCCTGCTCTGCTTCGGCTATCCCACCCAACAGCAAAGAGAGCGCCGGCCAACCGAGCGCTTCGCGCAGGAATTCATCCACTTCGAGAATCAGTACAAGCGGCTTGGCCCGGATGAGTTCGCACACATGTTTGCCCACATGGAGAAGCACATGCGGCGTGACCCATCCCTGCCGGCACCCTATGAGAACGTCGGCCAGATGATGTACCTCCGCAAATTCGCCGCCGATTTCTCCATCGAAATGCGCCGTTCGGTGCGCGCCGCGCTGTCCCGCTGGCTGGAAGGATAG
- a CDS encoding dTDP-4-dehydrorhamnose 3,5-epimerase family protein codes for MSTPTQFRDGEIAGVIVRPLKQHRDHRGWLAEIFRQDELPAEYLPVMSYVSMTLPGVTRGPHEHVTQTDLFAFVGPGTFRVVLWDARPDSPTFGVRQVVIAGRDQPAVVIVPPGVVHAYRNISQEEGLVFNAPNRLYAGWGRKEPVDEIRHEDRPDQLYRMDE; via the coding sequence ATGTCAACCCCTACCCAGTTTCGGGACGGCGAGATCGCCGGCGTCATCGTACGGCCGCTGAAACAGCACCGCGATCACCGCGGCTGGCTGGCGGAAATCTTCCGCCAAGATGAACTGCCCGCCGAATACCTTCCCGTCATGAGCTACGTCTCTATGACCCTGCCCGGCGTGACCCGTGGTCCCCACGAACATGTCACCCAGACCGATCTGTTCGCTTTCGTCGGCCCCGGTACCTTCCGCGTCGTCCTATGGGACGCGCGGCCGGATTCGCCCACATTCGGCGTGCGCCAGGTGGTTATCGCCGGCCGCGACCAGCCAGCGGTAGTCATCGTTCCCCCGGGTGTCGTGCACGCCTACCGCAACATCAGCCAGGAAGAGGGACTGGTCTTCAACGCGCCGAACCGCCTGTATGCCGGCTGGGGCCGCAAGGAGCCGGTCGACGAGATCCGCCACGAGGATCGCCCCGACCAGCTCTACCGTATGGACGAATAA
- a CDS encoding DUF554 domain-containing protein: MWNIAVIANTIAVIIGSLIGLLTGKSISGRFRSVFFQAIGLLTIGLGVKMFFDASHALLVLISLAAGGLIGEALKIEDWLGRLADRFSPNEGANFARGFVVALVLFVPGPMTVLGSLQAGLAGNNELLLIKSLMDGISSVLLATAYGRGVLLSAAGVYLIQGLLVTFASALSFLQSPQYLGDFSGVGGLMLLGIGIRMLELRDIKVGNYLPALLISPILSAIFG, translated from the coding sequence ATGTGGAACATCGCTGTCATCGCCAATACCATCGCTGTCATCATCGGCTCCCTCATCGGACTGCTGACTGGCAAGAGCATTTCGGGGCGCTTTCGCAGTGTCTTCTTCCAGGCCATCGGCCTGCTGACCATTGGCCTCGGCGTGAAGATGTTCTTCGATGCCTCCCACGCCCTGCTGGTGCTGATCAGCCTGGCCGCCGGCGGCCTCATCGGCGAAGCGCTCAAAATCGAGGATTGGCTTGGCCGGCTCGCCGACCGCTTCAGCCCGAACGAAGGCGCCAATTTCGCCCGGGGCTTCGTGGTCGCGCTGGTGCTCTTCGTCCCCGGGCCGATGACCGTGTTGGGCTCCCTGCAGGCCGGCCTGGCCGGCAACAATGAACTGCTCCTCATCAAATCGCTGATGGATGGGATTTCTTCGGTACTTCTGGCCACGGCCTACGGCCGCGGGGTGCTCCTGTCGGCCGCCGGCGTCTACCTGATCCAGGGCCTGCTGGTCACCTTTGCCTCCGCCCTATCATTCCTCCAGTCGCCCCAGTATCTCGGCGATTTCTCCGGCGTGGGCGGCCTGATGCTGTTGGGGATTGGCATCCGCATGCTGGAACTGCGCGACATCAAAGTGGGGAACTACCTGCCGGCCTTGCTCATTTCCCCTATCCTCTCGGCCATCTTCGGTTAG
- a CDS encoding alpha/beta hydrolase: MPYLQRPDVKLYYEDVGAGRPLLLIHGDWSCSQEILAIHAGWAERRRLIAPDRRGYGRSTHLTEQPDDLYGVHAEDMAALLEHLGIAQADVFGFSGGGIVALRLALARPAMARSLVLECTHYSADMPPQARDWFRRLKQEPESLPPATIQSLITCHGEEYWRELLRVFAESSERIFFRGGDLYDGRLSEISCPTLILHGSRDPFITDAHAQALAGQIPHAKLHIFPQGRHGLFDRSGPEIAAECRRLAETFWDSLDAGGPQSL, encoded by the coding sequence ATGCCCTATCTGCAGCGTCCAGATGTAAAGCTGTATTACGAGGATGTCGGCGCCGGCCGGCCCCTTCTGCTCATCCACGGCGATTGGTCCTGCTCCCAGGAGATACTGGCGATCCACGCCGGCTGGGCGGAGCGACGCCGGCTGATCGCACCGGACCGCCGCGGCTACGGACGCTCCACCCATCTGACAGAACAGCCCGATGACCTCTACGGCGTACACGCAGAGGATATGGCGGCTCTGCTGGAGCATCTGGGCATCGCCCAGGCGGACGTCTTCGGCTTCAGCGGCGGGGGCATCGTCGCTCTGCGGCTGGCACTGGCGCGGCCGGCCATGGCACGTAGTCTGGTGTTGGAATGCACCCACTACTCCGCGGACATGCCCCCACAGGCGCGCGACTGGTTCCGCCGGCTGAAACAGGAACCAGAAAGCCTGCCGCCGGCGACGATACAGTCCCTCATCACCTGCCACGGCGAGGAATACTGGCGTGAATTACTGCGCGTGTTCGCTGAGTCCTCCGAGCGCATCTTCTTTCGCGGCGGCGACCTATACGACGGCCGGCTGTCCGAGATATCCTGCCCTACCCTCATCCTGCACGGCAGTCGCGATCCATTTATCACGGACGCGCACGCTCAAGCGCTGGCAGGGCAGATACCCCATGCGAAACTGCACATCTTTCCCCAAGGCCGGCATGGCCTCTTTGACCGTTCGGGACCGGAGATCGCGGCAGAATGCCGCCGGCTGGCCGAGACATTCTGGGACTCTCTGGATGCAGGAGGTCCCCAATCATTATGA